CTCGGTTGCCCATCTTAGAAGCACTAGCGGCGCCAACAATATTAACACCGAGCTCCCATTGTCGATCCGTGAAAAATAACATTTTTACAAATCCGCTTCTAGGTGCCGATATTTTAAGCCTTTCTGCATGCTTTTCGACGTGTTCTTGTGAAATACATGGGCGCGCATATACAGAAAATTGGATCATTAGGTAACCGTCGTTCAGCAGAAATCTACGGAATGTCGAAGCCATTCGCCGTTCATCATCTGTACCAACAGGCAAATCAAAGATGGCCATGATCCATCCCATTCTATACTTCCCTTGATTTTCACTTTGATGGGACACGCGACTGCTCAAAATTGGCGACATCGAAGGAGGGGATCCATAATTGCGATATATCCTGGTACTCACAGGCATTAGCAAAACTACGAACATAAAAATCGATCGCATCAACCAACTTTAGACTGTACCGTCGATGCGGAACCCTAAATAGCCTCAGACTATTGCCAACATATTTTGCGAAATTCTTCATAGACGAGGACGTATCAGAATAATCGGATTCAGACTCAATGAACTGACTGGTCAACACATCTACGACCGGCCGAAGCGGTTCCATAAGGTCATATACCAGCGGCCATGAGCGGTAACGCGCCATGTGATGAATGCCAATATTTGATAGAAGGCCGTGCACTATAATGCTTCTGTGCATGACTGCTGAAAGCACAGCATATCCATAGTTTAAATAGGCATTGAGCCAGCCATGCTTCTTTTGAGCCCTTGTCTGCCCCCTTGCATCAAGAAGACGGAAAAATGATCTAAAATATATTCTGGCTACTCTTGCCTCATCCTGCGCAATTACAGCAGTTGCACCTACCAGTGGATTTTCACCAATACCCACAGCATCCAATGCGAATACCTGGTGTGATATCTTGCGTCGCAGCACCTCGCCCCACAATTGATCGCGAAATCGATGCCTGGGACGAATCTGGCCCTCCATAATCCTCACATTGATCGTGCTTGTAATCCCAGTTGTTAATCCTACAGGCTGATAGTTTTCATCGCAGTGCAAAATGATCGCACCATGTTCTAGCAATGCTCCAATCAATTGGGTCGATAACGTCAAACCTTTAGCAGCAATAATAACTGCTTTTATATTTTCAATGGGCAAGCTATTCTGACTCTCACCATTCTGACAGTAGAGCCTTCCCGCCCTCTTACGAAGGTAAGACCCATGGTCAAACAAGTGTAAAATATGGAACGACATCCAGATCCTCGTTACTCATCCGTCAACAAGTGTTGCCTTACCTTGCTCCATAATTTTATTAATTGACTTGCGAGCTAAGGCATCTTTACTAGTCTTACTTCCAAGGTTTCCGAGGCAAACTTGCACCCGATTCATAATTGTTAGGATCTTGTAGACTCCTGGAGTCAAATCATCCACTGCATCATGTAATTTAATGAAATCACCGCTTTTTACAAACATGGCTACCTTAGCTTTGGTCGCCACCCATCGAATTTTTTCTGCATGAATTGACTGCCAGGCATAGACAGGCTGCGCTATCCATTTGCCCTCGTAATTGATAATCAAAAATCCTCGATGATCTCCTTTTGGTCTAACCAGCATTGGGCCATGAAGTTTTGTTGCCGGTAAATGAAGGACCTCTTCAACCAATTTATCCGGGACTTTTAATCTCTTTATCCGCGCACCGTTGCGACCACGTAATGCCTCGATCTCGTGTGACCATGCCCTCTCTGGGTTGGGAGAAAGTGCCACTTTTTCACACGTCTCGCTGAGTACGGAAGCCAAATTGATATCAACTAGTTCCACTATTTTTTTGATCCTACTTTCCAGGACTTTCTGGCTGAACTTTGGCTTTGGGTCACTAGTATATCCAAGGGACTTTACGGATGATCGTTTAAACATCAATCCTGGTTCCGCTCCGAGACCATAAAAGTTTTCCTCTAATTGACAGGAAGATCCGGTCACTTTTGGCCTGTGAGAGTCTACATACTTTTTGAACCAATCTCGATTGACGCCATCAGGCAAATGAAATTTGTCTAAACGATCTGTGGATCGATCCCAATCTCGCAAAAACGTAATTACAAGTGCATCCAGCATGTGGTGCCTAATATCAGAACGATTTTTATCGTCAGTGCCTTCAGGAGACAAAATACGATCAAGCTTATACTTGCGTCTAACGCGAGCAGTCTGTCCGCCACTGGCAAAATGGATCCTTTTAGTGGATCCTAATTCATCATTCCATCCGAATTCGCGCCTGATCACTTCAGCTGAAAGTTTGGCAATCCAGGCAGTCTCCGCAAGGTGCGTGTAGCGATCAGCCAGGTCTTGTGCATCTGGGGATAACATGAGTTTAACTGTCTTTGATGGTAGGTCCATATTTGCGACTAAAGTCTCAAATTCTTCCCATCTGTCTCGCAAGCCACCAATCCACTGCCAGGGCGTCCGGTCGCGCTTTTCTAGATTCGCGTGCCCATGTACTAATACTTTATTCCACACTGCATCGGGTCCACCAAGCGCGGTCGGGACTATATGGTCTATCTCCCACATCCCAAGACTAGACTGAGCAATCGACTTACCGGTATAAGGACAGATAAATTTTTGCTGCTTTGCCAGCTTATAACGAAGGACCGCATTATTACCGACATCACCAAATTGGGCCACTTGAGCCTTGGCTTCATTATTAGACGCCTCATTTGCGCGCTGCCAAGAATGGAGACGCTTCTTGGCATCTTCACCCATAAAATCTTCCCGTACCAACTCAACAGTAATATGATCGGGTTGATCTGAAAGACCCTTGGACTTCAGAACTCTTCGCATTTCACGCAATAAATTGTGAAATAGAGTCAATCGGTGACGCACTACCGGGTTATTGACATCACCAATGACACGCCTCACAGTTTCGGCCGAATCTATCGAACTACGTCCTTCAATGAGACGCATAGCAGGTACGTATAGGCGTTCCCAAGGAGTATCACCCAACTCCCGGATCCATCTCAGATCGGCAGAAACTAAACCTTTGACAGGGTCGTGGTTATCTTTAATTGAAATTTCGGCGCACCCACTTGGCCATTTACTAACCTCGCGTAAAATATCACTTGCAGGCTTGCCAGTCAGAAGCGCGTGTTTCATCATCCTGAGAGCCGGTCGCGAGAAGCGAGACCTTCCACTAGAATTGGCGGCCGGCAGATCCGTTGATCCTGGAATTGGCCTCCCGCCCATAATTTTTGCCAGAATTTTGGTCATCGGGATTTTTTTACATGGATTCTTTCCGCTGAGGCTACTGTATACCTTCTGAAATTCATCAAAGGTTAGTCGACGCACTACGCCCTCAGAGTCTCGAAAACTAAACCGATGCAGAGCCATTAGTAGGTGAACCTCGTGGTAAAGAGGCTCAGTTGCGCGACAGGTATTAAGTCTCGGAATCAATGCACATTTGCCAATTACCCTGTTGTCAAACCTCGGAATTTTCTGGCCCAGAAGACCCTGCCAATCGGTTGCCTTACCTCTCTTTAAACCAACCTCATTGTCAATCTTGATCGAGGCATATTGCTCTCGTCCGGGGCCATACAATACGTAGTCGACATCAATTTTCGGATATCGCTTTTTGATCGACTCTAGAATAGCTTTAATTTCCGCAATTACCATTTTGCGCGGTGCAGTATACCCACTCCCCTTATCACTCTCGATACCAGCGGGCTCCGCTAAATGCGACTGTCGGACCCCTGTTATCCCTTTATCAGGATTCCAGAGCCCCATGCGAAATGCCTCGTAGTAGCAAGGCAACCGGTAGGCCTCGGGAATGCCAAGTTCTTCTAGGTGATCTAAAAACGATGCAATTCGTGAATCTTCGTCTTCGTCTTTGTCCTTCGACCTAGCATCTTCGCTGTTCTTCCAAGGAATATCGCGATCATAGCCACGTTTTTGTATGGCCGAATGTACAGCTTTGTATATCTGCCACGAATCTAATTCATTCACCCTACCCTCAACGAGCATCAGCCTGAGGAGACAGCTCGTGTACACTACATCTTCACCCTTTGCAGGAAATTCACGCTTTAGTCGGTCATCAACGGATACAACTCTGATGTCACCATGAGGTGACCTGGTAAATTCTTTTAGAGTTTCCAAACCCGCAAATTTAGCTTGCTCATTCCACCAGAACTCCCTGGCACGATGTGCCATTCGAGTGCGAGCAGCTCTTCGCTTTAATGACGAATTTTTTGTAGATGCGAACTCGGGATCTTTAATATGGAACGACTTAGCATAGATCACTTCCAGTCCCTGACGTATGACGCCCGCCATTGAACCGGTGCCTAGATCGAATCCAAATACGATTTCATCGGTGACAGACTTAATAGGCATTAGCACCCCGAAACTAGAATTTGATCTTAAAAAATGTGCATCGAAAATATTACATCAAAATCTGGCCAACGTCACGAGATGTATGATTTGTCTTACGTCATATACGCGGCCAAGTATCCAGTTTCAGCCAGAGTCGGTAAATTCCCAAAGAGCATTCAGTTTTGCGGTTAATTTTAAGTAGAAAGTACTTACTAACCAAAGAACAGCAGATGTCCGAATTCACTGAACTATGTGACCCGATTTTGCGCGAGCCAGGGGCATTGACTATCGAAGCCACACACGTCAGATCGCAGCCACCTAAGTGTAATTGAATGGGTAACATCAGACACCAAACCCCAGACTCCCGCGAACGAAGATATCCTTGATACCCACGACTTAACAGCAGCATCAAACATCTAAGAATAGACTGAAAGTCATTGCCGATGGTTACACGATTTTCCGGATCGGGATCTATCTTTTGCAGAAGATAGATACTCCGGAACTTGCATGACTACTCGATGGCAAATTAATTTAACAACGCTTTAACAGAGGGCAAAGGTGAATGTGTGCTTCCCACATTTGAATGATCTATACGCGTTTGGTTCGTACTCGAAATAGGTGACCTGATCTTCTAGTTCGCAAAGTATGGCAACCAAATATTGCCAGTGGCTACAAAAAGATACCGCCCTCTAAATTTGCCGTCATGACCCTCGTTTCTCATTAGTTGCCGTTCTGATTAACTTTTACGACCTTTGACTGTTTGGCACCCTCCTTGCTCCTACCTACTACATCAAACAACTGGCAGTTTTTGCTGCCACCTATGAACAGATGGAGTCATTAGTATGTTAGCCTCAACCAAACTAAACATTCAAAAAATTGTGGCCGCAGGTTTCATGATGATCTCGCTTGGATCATCTATTGCGCTTGCTGAAGTGAATGCCGATCCAAAGGCATATTTTCAGCCATGGGCATTTGGCCAACACAGTATCAATGTAGATGGCAAAATCTACAGCGAGAATATTTTCGAATCAGGAATTGGTGATGCCGCACATGCTTTTGACTCTAATCCCGCGGCAGCAAATCGGTTTAACGAATATCTCAGTGAAAAGAAGCTCTCAACATATCTTTTTTGGGGATCAATTGCGTCTGCGATCGCTTTAAATGTCGCCGATGCTAGGCACTTGCATCTACCTCAGCGAGAGCGTGACATTGCCTTTGGCGCACTTATTTATGGCGGCTTAGCTGGTTCTCTATATTTCTCCTCGAAATCGGCACTGAGCCTCGGAAAAGCAATGAATATTTATAATGGGCACGAGAGAGCAAACACAATCAATTCAAGATCTCTTGATCTAACTATCGCACCCTTCGCTATGTCAAGGTCGACAGGCAGTGGCACCAGTTCTGGAGCGGGATTGAGTTTTGAATTGAATTTTTAACAGTCTCAAAAGATGCATTTGCCAGCTAGCGGAAGAACTAGCTGGCATACTTTTGACTGTTCTTTCACTCGAATTTATATCGCAGTGCCCATGATGATATAGTTTTCGAACAGGACGGAATTGGTGCCAAAGTTCTGGAGTTAAGGCGTTGCATATACCTTAGATTCTGTCGATATAACCTTTAACCGCTAAAGCTTTTTGTCTCGATGAGCATCTATTTTAATTCGAAACGCTACCCCTCCAATAACCTCATCACCCTTTCAAGCTCATCCACACTCTGAAACGAAATCACCACCCTCCCCTTCACCCCGTTCGTCTCCACCCTCACTCTAGTGCGGAGCGTCTCGCGAAGCCGTTCCTCAAGAGCAAGGATATCGGCATCTCTCTCCCCTACCCTACTGGCACCTCGCCTGCGAATAGTTGCTCCGTCGACTAGCTTCTGGAGCATAGCCATCAGGTTCGCTTTATTAGTCCATTTTCTGTTGGCAACCTGTCTAGTCAAAGCAGAGACACGAATGCGCGCTGAATTTTTTTTCACAAAATCTCTGGCTTCGATCGGCCAGTTCGCAACCGCTTCATATGTCGCGAGTTGCCGGAGAGGAATACCAAGATCCTCCGATGCCTCAGACTGAGTGAGTCCCATTTGCAAACGGCGTTGCCTGACCCACTCGGCAGCAGCAACCAATCTCGCGGCGGCTAGCTCCTTTGTTCCGGAAACAAAAAGAGCCGCCGGCACTTGCTTCTCGTCCGGTCGGAGAAGTTTACGCCCGGGCTTAAGTGCTGTCGGTTTATGGGTAGCACCTAGGTTGGTGGCCTGAGTCACGAGCACTCCTTTGCAGGATGACCTGGGAACCAAAAAAGAACCTGTGAATTTCACACATCACGCAATATCGTACTACGCTAAGAAACCAATATCAAAAGTGAATTGCCGGATATCGCCAGATTTAGGCGCAAACAGAAACTCCTCTCCCACTCCCCTACCACACCAGATAAAGACGAGATGTTTAGAGCTTTTGCGTGTTTTCAAATAAAGCACGATACAGCCGTATATCTTGATGGTTATGCATCGATTTCATTTGCAGGCCACGATGAAGCATTTCGGACCGAAATCACATCCTTCCGACAGATAAATAATCCTGATCACAAAGCATGACCACCATCGTAAGCACAGATTAGGGCACACCCATACGGGACTCCGTCATCGTATAGGTTTGCACGAGTAAATGTATCGGCGCTCTACCTGGCAGAACCCACATCGAAGTTCAGGCGATAAACATTCTTGGATGCTGCATCAGTTTTATCTTTGACGATAAGGTTCTTCTCAAGAAGTCCCTTAACCGAGCTGAAGATGTGAGTGCGATGTATCTGGGTTCTGGTCATAAGGTCATTGGCCGATATCTCAGCCGTTCCGGTGCCAGAAGCAAGGCACTCTTCCAAGATAGTCAGGAAGACTCTGATCTCACGCATCGACAGTTCGTCTTGGCGAATCATCCGCAATACCCAGAAGGGTAGGGGTACTACGCCATGATCCGGGATCGAACTCTGAGTAGGCGCCGGCTGCGCCCGTTCAGTCGGTGTATGGCCTTGGTAGCTCGCCGTCGTCCCCCGATGGGTAGCCGAATTAGCTACGGTAGCTGTTTCAGCTACCACCATTCGCTGTGCCTGATAGTCGCTGAAACCAGCAGTAGCTGATTCGGCGCCTATATCCGATTTAGCTACTATCTGGCTTGGGCCTCCGGCGAAATTAGGGCTGGCGGTGAGCATTTCCGGCGAATGGAAACCAGTATCTCTTTCAGCTACTATAGCCGAATTAGCTACCACTCTATTATGTAAGCCAGTTCCACTGAATGGGCTGTCGCCACCACTATGACCATTGAACTGGTTGCTGCTTTGGCTATGGTATCCATTTTGGCTACTGTCACCCTGGAGACTCACTCCACCCGTGCCCTGCGGATTTCCAGGGTGCTGACCACCGAGATTGGTAGCTTTTTCAGCTACTATCTCCGATTCGGCTACCAATCTCTGGCTACTCGGGCTCTGGATCCCAGAAACAGTTGCCTGCCCTAAAGCTGCATCTCTTTTAGCTACTGTAGCTGAATCAGCTACCGTCTTTTCGCTCACGTGGTTGGCGACCGGTCCAGGGACATAGGAGTATCCACTTTGGCTACTATATCCGTTTTGTCTACCACAGTGAGGCTGGCTGGTAGTAGCCGTTTCGGATACCACTGCTTCATCCGACGGGACGCCTTTTGCGGCGACTGTATCCGTTTCAGCTATAGTCGCCGAAACGGCACTAGTAGCCACATCGGCTACCATCTCGCTATTAAGCGGCATACCAGCGCTAGTAGCTTTATTAGCTATAGTAGCCGCTTTGGCTACTATGCCAGAGATCTCAGACTTAGCGAACACGGAGCCGTGCTCTCTGTCACTTAGAGGATCTTGGTCACCTTCTGCAACCGTGGGGCCAGAGCGATGAGCGGCAGCAGTACCCTGATCGGCGATAGTATCCTTTTCAGCTACCACGCCGTCAACACGATGCAGGGCTTGATTCTCACTGTCTATAGCTGTTGTGGCCACTATATCCGAACTAGCTACAGTAGCTAAAACAGCTACCAAGCTTTCCCCAGCAGGAGGGGCTTCAATAATCCCATCATCATCGTCGCTAATGCGACTAATAGTAGCTGCCGTAGCTACGGTATCCACATTGGCTATAGTAGCTGATTGAGATACCATTAAGTGGCCACTGGGAAGCCAAGCGTTTACTGACCTAACGGTATCCGATTTGGCTACAGTATCTTTTTTAGCTACTACCTCTTCTCGCACAGACTCTGGGGAGGAGGTACTGCCAGCCCTCCGGCCAATAGTGGCTGTTTCAGATATAGTTGCCGTTTTAGCTACCACATCCTTTTTAGCTACGGTAGCCGCTTTGGCTACCATCTTCTTGGGTGTCTCGGTAGCTGATTTGGCTACTATAGCCTTTTCGGTGACCGTAGTCGATTTAGCGCTGGTACCTTTTTTGGCTACTATTTGCTTCGAGGGGTGAGACGCCACTTTCACATCGTCCCGCGACGAAGCGCCGGCACGCGCCAGGGGCTTTGAGGGCGCAGCATCATGACGAGACTTATTACCCGTAGAGGCGGTCGAGGTGGACTTACTAGCCACAGTCTTCTTGGACTCGACCGTTGACTGAGCCCCTTTACGAGCAGCCGCACCTTTGGCCGGTCGCTCGTCCTGCTCCTCGTCGTCTTCATCACGATCGGACCGAACTAGGTCTTCTCCATCGGCAAGTAGATCATATCCGGAGCTTCTAAACCGCTTCCCCTTACCGGAGCGAAGAAGTTCAGAAATCCCCCTCCGTGCATTAGCCATGCGCCACTACCTCCCTTTTGCGAGAGTGGCTAGAGCTGCCAACCGACTTACGCCGGCCAGCCATCTGGTCCTTCCAGGTTTTGAGATTGAAGACTTCCATCAACAGATTGTTGAAGTCTTCGAGGGCAGCATTCTTACCCTGCTGCGGATTCCAAAGACACTCGTTGGCAGCAATGCTGTTATCGATCTGCTTAGAGACGGTGATATAAGCCTCACACAACATGTCCCGGTACTCGGAAGCCAGCTCGTTGATCACCTCGAAGCCCAGCTTCTGTCTGGCGTCGAACTTGTTGATTACGACATGCAGCTCAGCTTTGGCGCGAAACTTCTTCTGAAGGAGACTCAAATGCTCCAGCGTAAGCTCCAAGCCGTCCAAAGAGAAGCGGTCCGTATTCACAGGCAGAAGGATCTTGTCGGCATAGCAGTGAGCCGCCGATGTCACTCGAGATAGGGAAGGGGGACAGTCGATAAAGATCAGGTCGTAGTCCTTCCGAATCGGCTTGAACATCGACTCGAACAGGTTGCCGATGTTCTCGGTCCCCTGGACAATCGAGACGTCCAAGTTGGCAAGGGTCAGGTTCGCCGGGATGATATGGAGAAAGTCGGTGACCTTCACCACGGTATCCTGAATCTTAACCTTCTTGCCGTTCATGTGCCCGACGTAGACATCGAGGAGCGATGGATCTTTTTTGGGTCGCGAATACACCCCAAAACTAGTGCTCAGGTTGGCCTGTTGATCTAGATCGATCATTAACGTCCGGCAGCCATAGGCACTGGCCCGTGCTGCCAGTCCATGGATCAGTGTCGTCTTACCAACGCCGCCCTTCACAAGGTGGACCACCACCACTCCCGACGGAATGGGAAGCCCCTTCAACTGAGCCACCTGTCTTACACTCGCCGGGTAGATCCGACGTTGCCGTGGATTTGCCATGGTGGATTCAATATGGTGCTCTTTCAGGAGTTTATGGACACCTTGAACCGTGATCCCTAAAGCATCGGCTAGATCCTTAGGCTGAAGAAACAGATCGACGTTCACATCTTCCATAAACTCGCTCCTGCACGCAGTTGATATCTTTCGCATGTTCACTATATATTTTTCAACCTTTCGCATCTGATTGCAAGCTTTAAACAGAAAAAATCTTTAGGGATATCAGGCCCCTCGCGTAACCCTTGTCCCGCGGAACAAGCGCCGCATGACGCCACTCAAGTTGGCAGTGAATATTCAAACAAGGCTCACGAGTAAATGAGGTTCATACCTTTAATATGATCAATTTCTCGAGGTAGACGATGGTAACTAATTTAGAGACTATAGCTGTTTTAGCTATAGTCACTCTTTCTGCATCCAAAAAGAATCACCGCGACTCAAAGTAAGAGCTGATAGCCAATTCAGCTACGGTGCGCACCTTCACCAATCAACCAGATTTTTTTCGCACTCTGTCTCACTTCATTCTCCTCATAACTGAGTGCGCACAAATCAAATTGGTTCTACCCAATGCAAGTACCAGAGTATGTCCTACTATTTCCCATGCGATGAGTTGGTAGCTGTTTTGACTATAGTAGCTAAAAGAGCGACACATCCACTCGTCAACAAACAGTAGCTACATTAGCTACTGTCTCCGCATCAGCTACTACTTTCTCAGCATACTCACTTCTCACGAACCTCAAAAAAACATCGATAAATATCGATGTTTTTAAATATTACGTTAGTAGCTAATTCAGCTATGGTGACAACTTCAGCGCTAGCACTAATTTAGCTATGGTAGCTACTAAAGAGATGATAGCGAAAACAGCGCTAGTGCTTTTTTAGCACTAATATCTGAATCAGTGATAATC
The Deltaproteobacteria bacterium DNA segment above includes these coding regions:
- the cas1 gene encoding type II CRISPR-associated endonuclease Cas1 translates to MSFHILHLFDHGSYLRKRAGRLYCQNGESQNSLPIENIKAVIIAAKGLTLSTQLIGALLEHGAIILHCDENYQPVGLTTGITSTINVRIMEGQIRPRHRFRDQLWGEVLRRKISHQVFALDAVGIGENPLVGATAVIAQDEARVARIYFRSFFRLLDARGQTRAQKKHGWLNAYLNYGYAVLSAVMHRSIIVHGLLSNIGIHHMARYRSWPLVYDLMEPLRPVVDVLTSQFIESESDYSDTSSSMKNFAKYVGNSLRLFRVPHRRYSLKLVDAIDFYVRSFANACEYQDISQLWIPSFDVANFEQSRVPSK
- a CDS encoding ParA family protein yields the protein MRKVEKYIVNMRKISTACRSEFMEDVNVDLFLQPKDLADALGITVQGVHKLLKEHHIESTMANPRQRRIYPASVRQVAQLKGLPIPSGVVVVHLVKGGVGKTTLIHGLAARASAYGCRTLMIDLDQQANLSTSFGVYSRPKKDPSLLDVYVGHMNGKKVKIQDTVVKVTDFLHIIPANLTLANLDVSIVQGTENIGNLFESMFKPIRKDYDLIFIDCPPSLSRVTSAAHCYADKILLPVNTDRFSLDGLELTLEHLSLLQKKFRAKAELHVVINKFDARQKLGFEVINELASEYRDMLCEAYITVSKQIDNSIAANECLWNPQQGKNAALEDFNNLLMEVFNLKTWKDQMAGRRKSVGSSSHSRKREVVAHG
- the cas2 gene encoding CRISPR-associated endonuclease Cas2, which encodes MRSIFMFVVLLMPVSTRIYRNYGSPPSMSPILSSRVSHQSENQGKYRMGWIMAIFDLPVGTDDERRMASTFRRFLLNDGYLMIQFSVYARPCISQEHVEKHAERLKISAPRSGFVKMLFFTDRQWELGVNIVGAASASKMGNRVATPAMPDQILFW